One Solanum lycopersicum chromosome 2, SLM_r2.1 genomic region harbors:
- the LOC101268250 gene encoding DNA replication licensing factor MCM3 homolog 2 isoform X6 has protein sequence MDLSDEVRATHKRTFLKFFEQTELDTELKKEFESMINNNRRRVIMDLADFYNDREGSDLARRLLQNPSEYMQPLIDALTDMIRTHNPKYLKEGEQVLVGFTGPFVSRRVTPRELLSRFIGSMVCVEGIVTKCSLVRPKVVKSVHFCPTTEKFTAREYRDITSNVGLPTGSVYPTRDDNGNLLVTEYGLCTYKDHQTLSMQEVPENSAPGQLPRTVDIVVEDDLVDSCKPGDRVAVVGVYKALPSKSQGSMNGVFRTILIGNNVSLLNKSANAPNYTEKVLKDIKNISVKDDAFDLLANSLAPSIYGHLWIKKAVVLLMLGGIEKNLKNGTHLRGDINMMMVGDPSVAKSQLLRAIMNIAPLAISTTGRGSSGVGLTAAVTSDQETGERRLEAGAMVLADRGVVCIDEFDKMNDQDRVAIHEVMEQQTVTIAKAGIHASLNARCSVVAAANPIYGSYDRSLTPTKNIGLPDSLLSRFDLLFIVLDQMDPGVDRQISEHVLRMHRYRSPIDGGSSTLDNDSRYEEQNDKDEMPVYVKYNRMLHGRNSTRSKKDTLTIQFLKTYIHYAKNRIHPELTDEASDNIATAYAELRSASSNAKTGGGTLPITARTLETIIRLSTAHAKLKLRRQVLKSDVEAALQVLHFAIYHQELTEMEEREQERAKELGKKRSTDHDGGNNASARKRRAEHDADDESADHEAGGVGEAMETDDTPAAEISTSPERLQAFSAALGRHRNLQHVEQIPVADVENVVNNGATVPYSKAEIEKLLKMMEEKGQLWVHSDTNVVYFM, from the exons ATGGATCTAAGCGACGAGGTTAGGGCTACGCATAAGCGAACTTTCCTCAAGTTCTTCGAACAAACT GAACTGGACACGGAGCTGAAGAAGGAATTTGAATCTATGATCAACAACAATAGGCGTCGTGTCATTATGGACCTCGCTGATTTCTACAATGACAGAGAAGGCTCTGATTTGGCTCGCAG GCTTCTTCAGAATCCTAGTGAGTATATGCAACCGTTGATTGATGCTTTAACCGATATGATCCGGACCCATAATCCCAAGTACCTTAAAGAAGGCGAGCAAGTCTTGGTTGGGTTTACTGGTCCTTTTGTTTCGAGGAGAGTAACCCCAAGAGAGCTGTTGTCCCGTTTCATTGGTTCCATGGTTTGCGTTGAAGGCATTGTTACCAAGT GTTCTCTTGTGAGGCCAAAGGTTGTAAAGAGCGTCCACTTTTGTCCGACAACTGAGAAATTTACGGCCCGTGAATACAGAGATATCACATCGAATGTTGGTCTGCCAACTGGTTCTGTGTACCCGACACGG GATGATAATGGCAATTTGCTAGTTACTGAGTACGGTTTATGCACATACAAAGATCATCAAACTTTATCAATGCAAGAGGTGCCTGAAAATTCTGCTCCTGGTCAACTTCCTAGAACAGTGGATATAGTCGTAGAGGATGATCTTGTTGATTCATGCAAGCCTGGAGACCGTGTAGCAGTTGTTGGGGTATACAAAGCTCTTCCTAGTAAAAGCCAAGGAAGCATGAATGGTGTATTCAG AACAATCCTCATAGGTAACAATGTGTCTCTCCTGAACAAGTCAGCAAATGCACCAAACTACACAGAGAAAGTCCTGAAAGACATCAAGAATATTTCTGTTAAAGATGATGCTTTTGATCTTCTTGCTAATTCACTGGCACCATCTATTTATGGGCATTTGTGGATAAAGAAAGCAGTTGTTCTGCTCATGCTTGGTGGAATTGAAAAGAACTTGAAAAATGGGACTCACTTAAGAGG TGATATAAACATGATGATGGTTGGTGATCCATCTGTTGCCAAGTCTCAGCTGCTGAGAGCAATTATGAATATTGCTCCGTTAGCAATATCAACTACTGGTCGTGGTTCTTCCGGAGTTGGTTTGACAGCTGCAGTTACTTCTGATCAAGAAacag GAGAAAGAAGGCTAGAAGCTGGTGCCATGGTACTTGCTGACAGAGGTGTTGTTTGCATTGATGAGTTTGATAAAATGAATGACCAAGATCGAGTTGCCATACATGAGGTTATGGAACAGCAGACTGTAACCATTGCTAAAGCAGGAATTCATGCATCCTTGAATGCTCGATGCAGTGTAGTTGCAGCTGCAAATCCCATATATGGTTCT TACGACCGATCATTAACTCCAACAAAGAACATTGGACTTCCAGACTCACTGCTCTCTCGTTTTGATTTGTTGTTTATTGTTCTGGATCAAATGGATCCTGGGGTTGATCGTCAAATTTCTGAGCATGTTCTGCGCATGCATCGGTATCGTTCTCCAATAGATGGAG GTAGCTCAACACTAGATAATGATTCAAGATATGAAGAGCAAAATGACAAGGATGAAATGCCCGTCTATGTTAAGTATAATCGGATGCTACATGGTAGAAATTCTACTCGGAGCAAGAAGGATACATTGACCATCCAGTTTCTCAAGACTTACATTCATTATGCAAAAAACAGGATCCATCCTGAGCTGACTGATGAG GCATCTGATAACATAGCTACTGCTTATGCCGAGCTTAGGAGTGCCAGTTCGAATGCAAAG ACTGGGGGAGGAACACTTCCGATTACTGCCAGAACTTTGGAAACAATTATTCGGCTCTCAACTGCCCATGccaagctgaagttgagaagaCAG GTTTTGAAGTCTGATGTAGAAGCTGCTCTTCAAGTTCTACATTTTGCCATATAtcatcaagaactgactgagaTGGAGGAACGTGAACAAGAGAGAGCAAAGGAATTGGGGAAGAAGCGCAGTACTGACCATGATGGAGGTAACAATGCTTCAGCTCGTAAACGCAGAGCCGAGCATGATGCAGATGATGAATCAGCTGATCATGAAGCCGGAGGAGTAGG TGAAGCGATGGAAACTGATGATACTCCAGCAGCTGAGATCAGCACATCTCCTGAGAG ATTGCAAGCATTCAGTGCAGCACTTGGTAGGCACAGGAACTTACAACATGTGGAACAAATTCCAGTTGCTGATGTGGAGAATGTTGTCAACAATGGGGCGACTGTACCTTACTCAAAGGCGGAGATAGAGAAATTATTAAAG ATGATGGAAGAGAAAGGCCAATTGTGGGTACACAGTGATACCAATGTAGTTTACTTCATGTAA
- the LOC101268250 gene encoding DNA replication licensing factor MCM3 homolog 2 isoform X4, which produces MDLSDEVRATHKRTFLKFFEQTELDTELKKEFESMINNNRRRVIMDLADFYNDREGSDLARRLLQNPSEYMQPLIDALTDMIRTHNPKYLKEGEQVLVGFTGPFVSRRVTPRELLSRFIGSMVCVEGIVTKCSLVRPKVVKSVHFCPTTEKFTAREYRDITSNVGLPTGSVYPTRDDNGNLLVTEYGLCTYKDHQTLSMQEVPENSAPGQLPRTVDIVVEDDLVDSCKPGDRVAVVGVYKALPSKSQGSMNGVFRTILIGNNVSLLNKSANAPNYTEKVLKDIKNISVKDDAFDLLANSLAPSIYGHLWIKKAVVLLMLGGIEKNLKNGTHLRGDINMMMVGDPSVAKSQLLRAIMNIAPLAISTTGRGSSGVGLTAAVTSDQETGERRLEAGAMVLADRGVVCIDEFDKMNDQDRVAIHEVMEQQTVTIAKAGIHASLNARCSVVAAANPIYGSYDRSLTPTKNIGLPDSLLSRFDLLFIVLDQMDPGVDRQISEHVLRMHRYRSPIDGGSSTLDNDSRYEEQNDKDEMPVYVKYNRMLHGRNSTRSKKDTLTIQFLKTYIHYAKNRIHPELTDEASDNIATAYAELRSASSNAKTGGGTLPITARTLETIIRLSTAHAKLKLRRQVLKSDVEAALQVLHFAIYHQELTEMEEREQERAKELGKKRSTDHDGGNNASARKRRAEHDADDESADHEAGGVGGSEAMETDDTPAAEISTSPERLQAFSAALGRHRNLQHVEQIPVADVENVVNNGATVPYSKAEIEKLLKMMEEKGQLWVHSDTNVVYFM; this is translated from the exons ATGGATCTAAGCGACGAGGTTAGGGCTACGCATAAGCGAACTTTCCTCAAGTTCTTCGAACAAACT GAACTGGACACGGAGCTGAAGAAGGAATTTGAATCTATGATCAACAACAATAGGCGTCGTGTCATTATGGACCTCGCTGATTTCTACAATGACAGAGAAGGCTCTGATTTGGCTCGCAG GCTTCTTCAGAATCCTAGTGAGTATATGCAACCGTTGATTGATGCTTTAACCGATATGATCCGGACCCATAATCCCAAGTACCTTAAAGAAGGCGAGCAAGTCTTGGTTGGGTTTACTGGTCCTTTTGTTTCGAGGAGAGTAACCCCAAGAGAGCTGTTGTCCCGTTTCATTGGTTCCATGGTTTGCGTTGAAGGCATTGTTACCAAGT GTTCTCTTGTGAGGCCAAAGGTTGTAAAGAGCGTCCACTTTTGTCCGACAACTGAGAAATTTACGGCCCGTGAATACAGAGATATCACATCGAATGTTGGTCTGCCAACTGGTTCTGTGTACCCGACACGG GATGATAATGGCAATTTGCTAGTTACTGAGTACGGTTTATGCACATACAAAGATCATCAAACTTTATCAATGCAAGAGGTGCCTGAAAATTCTGCTCCTGGTCAACTTCCTAGAACAGTGGATATAGTCGTAGAGGATGATCTTGTTGATTCATGCAAGCCTGGAGACCGTGTAGCAGTTGTTGGGGTATACAAAGCTCTTCCTAGTAAAAGCCAAGGAAGCATGAATGGTGTATTCAG AACAATCCTCATAGGTAACAATGTGTCTCTCCTGAACAAGTCAGCAAATGCACCAAACTACACAGAGAAAGTCCTGAAAGACATCAAGAATATTTCTGTTAAAGATGATGCTTTTGATCTTCTTGCTAATTCACTGGCACCATCTATTTATGGGCATTTGTGGATAAAGAAAGCAGTTGTTCTGCTCATGCTTGGTGGAATTGAAAAGAACTTGAAAAATGGGACTCACTTAAGAGG TGATATAAACATGATGATGGTTGGTGATCCATCTGTTGCCAAGTCTCAGCTGCTGAGAGCAATTATGAATATTGCTCCGTTAGCAATATCAACTACTGGTCGTGGTTCTTCCGGAGTTGGTTTGACAGCTGCAGTTACTTCTGATCAAGAAacag GAGAAAGAAGGCTAGAAGCTGGTGCCATGGTACTTGCTGACAGAGGTGTTGTTTGCATTGATGAGTTTGATAAAATGAATGACCAAGATCGAGTTGCCATACATGAGGTTATGGAACAGCAGACTGTAACCATTGCTAAAGCAGGAATTCATGCATCCTTGAATGCTCGATGCAGTGTAGTTGCAGCTGCAAATCCCATATATGGTTCT TACGACCGATCATTAACTCCAACAAAGAACATTGGACTTCCAGACTCACTGCTCTCTCGTTTTGATTTGTTGTTTATTGTTCTGGATCAAATGGATCCTGGGGTTGATCGTCAAATTTCTGAGCATGTTCTGCGCATGCATCGGTATCGTTCTCCAATAGATGGAG GTAGCTCAACACTAGATAATGATTCAAGATATGAAGAGCAAAATGACAAGGATGAAATGCCCGTCTATGTTAAGTATAATCGGATGCTACATGGTAGAAATTCTACTCGGAGCAAGAAGGATACATTGACCATCCAGTTTCTCAAGACTTACATTCATTATGCAAAAAACAGGATCCATCCTGAGCTGACTGATGAG GCATCTGATAACATAGCTACTGCTTATGCCGAGCTTAGGAGTGCCAGTTCGAATGCAAAG ACTGGGGGAGGAACACTTCCGATTACTGCCAGAACTTTGGAAACAATTATTCGGCTCTCAACTGCCCATGccaagctgaagttgagaagaCAG GTTTTGAAGTCTGATGTAGAAGCTGCTCTTCAAGTTCTACATTTTGCCATATAtcatcaagaactgactgagaTGGAGGAACGTGAACAAGAGAGAGCAAAGGAATTGGGGAAGAAGCGCAGTACTGACCATGATGGAGGTAACAATGCTTCAGCTCGTAAACGCAGAGCCGAGCATGATGCAGATGATGAATCAGCTGATCATGAAGCCGGAGGAGTAGG TGGTAGTGAAGCGATGGAAACTGATGATACTCCAGCAGCTGAGATCAGCACATCTCCTGAGAG ATTGCAAGCATTCAGTGCAGCACTTGGTAGGCACAGGAACTTACAACATGTGGAACAAATTCCAGTTGCTGATGTGGAGAATGTTGTCAACAATGGGGCGACTGTACCTTACTCAAAGGCGGAGATAGAGAAATTATTAAAG ATGATGGAAGAGAAAGGCCAATTGTGGGTACACAGTGATACCAATGTAGTTTACTTCATGTAA